The Aeromicrobium yanjiei genome includes a region encoding these proteins:
- a CDS encoding enoyl-CoA hydratase/isomerase family protein has product MGEFVRLEVSDGVGTIRLDRPKMNAISAQVQDELSVAAKEADSRDDVAAVVVHGGERVFAAGADVKEMATLTYTEMVRRSHLLQAFTRDIAAIGKPTVSAITGFALGGGCEVALSTDVRFAADNAKLGQPEILLGIIPGAGGTQRLSRLIGPAKAKELIFSGRFVDAQEALAIGLVDQVHPADKVYAKAVEWAAQFVGGPALALRAAKSAVDRGLEVDLQTGLEIERVEFAGLFATDDRQAGMDSFVQNGPGKATFTGS; this is encoded by the coding sequence CTCGACCGGCCCAAGATGAACGCGATCAGCGCCCAGGTGCAGGACGAGCTCTCGGTGGCGGCGAAGGAGGCCGACTCCCGCGACGACGTCGCCGCGGTCGTCGTCCACGGCGGGGAGCGGGTCTTCGCCGCCGGCGCCGACGTCAAGGAGATGGCCACCCTGACGTACACGGAGATGGTCCGTCGGTCCCACCTGCTGCAGGCGTTCACCCGCGACATCGCGGCGATCGGCAAGCCCACGGTCTCGGCCATCACCGGCTTCGCGCTGGGCGGCGGCTGTGAGGTCGCGCTGTCCACGGACGTGCGTTTCGCGGCCGACAACGCCAAGCTCGGCCAGCCCGAGATCCTGCTGGGCATCATCCCCGGCGCGGGCGGCACCCAGCGGCTGTCCCGCCTGATCGGCCCGGCCAAGGCCAAGGAGCTCATCTTCAGCGGACGGTTCGTGGACGCGCAGGAGGCGCTCGCGATCGGCCTGGTCGACCAGGTCCACCCTGCCGACAAGGTCTACGCGAAGGCAGTCGAGTGGGCCGCCCAGTTCGTCGGCGGACCGGCACTCGCGCTGCGTGCGGCCAAGAGCGCCGTCGACCGGGGTCTCGAGGTGGACCTGCAGACCGGGCTCGAGATCGAGCGGGTCGAGTTCGCCGGCCTGTTCGCGACGGACGACCGCCAGGCCGGCATGGATTCCTTCGTCCAGAACGGCCCCGGCAAGGCCACCTTCACCGGCAGCTGA